Below is a genomic region from Treponema sp. OMZ 798.
GTCAACTCCGGCTTCGTGAGAAGTTCTAACCAGTTTTTTTGCCGTCTCATGCCTGGGCTTTTCTTTTTCGATATACGGAGTTTCGACGTCATCCGAATAAGGACTTTTTATATCGTCATCATCGTCTTCTTCATATGCATCATCCAATAAACGATAGTCCTCATCATTGCCGCCCTGAAAATCGGAGTCGGTTTCCGAATTAGTTTCGGATACCCCTTCATTTTTTATTTGAATACCGGCGCCTTCCAAAATATCCAGAATATCGGGTATAGTTTCCGGAGACATTAAGTCTTCGGGCAGTAGATCATCAAGATCACTCAATCCTATTGTGCGCTTCCTTTTGGCATATCCCAAAAGTTTAATAATCGCAGGATTCTTTTCGAGATCAGTCATACACCTTTCCCTTTAATTTTTTTAGTTGAATGTCGATACTTTTTTTTTCTTCCATTAGTTCTTTTGTCAAGTTTACCGTATCGACATTCTTTTCTCCATGTAATAACCTTAATCTGCCTATGATTTTGTCTTTTTGTTTTTGTAGAACATTTTGTTTTATAAAATTTATGCCGTCATCGACTACCTTTTCAGAGTTGTCGGCGAATTCACCCTTAGAAATTGTCTGAGAAACAATATCCTTTAATTTTTCTTCCCCGCATCTGTGCATTAGATTTGCATAAGTATAGGCACCATCTCTATAACATTCTTCTAAAACAATAAACAAATGTCTGGCATAAAAATCCTCAAAATCATCAGGGCTCAACTCGGAACGCAAACGGGAAAACAGATCAGTATTTGCCGCAACGGCAAGCACCAATCGTAACTCGGCATTCATTCTTATATTTACCGGCTTTTGTTTTACCTCGTCAACTATATGCCTTAGAGCCTTTTTTTCGCGGTTTTCATAATCGCCGAAAATTGCTTGTTGACTGACACCAAAGGCCGATGAAAGTTTAGAAATTGCAGACTCCCTTTGAATATCGGATTCCAGGACCTCAATATACGGAAACAAAAAGGCTATAGCTCCGGCCTTTCCTTCCGGACTGCTTATATCAAATCTCATGGACGCAATTTGTATAAGATAATCGTCGTCTACTATAGCACATTCCAAAAGAAATTTCAAGCCTTCTTTTCCTTTTTTTTGTAGAATTTCGGCAGGGTCCTTTCCGTCCTTCATATACAAAACGCGTACATTTACCCCCAGCCCCCTGCAAATTTTTATAGCCTTGTAAGAAGCTTCCTGTCCGGCCGAGTCCGAATCAAAGGCAAGATAAAATGTATCTGCAAAGGATTTTAAAAGTTTTACCTGATCTTCGGTAAGGGCCGTTCCCAAGGGAGCCACGGCATTTTCGATTCCGGCCTGAAAAAAGGCTAGAACATCCATGTAGCCCTCGCATAATATTACCGACTTCAATTTTCGGATCTCGGGCAGAGCATGATGAAAGGCAAAAACGGTTTCTCCTTTTTTATATTGAGGCATATCCGAGGAGTTTAGATACTTAGGTCCCTCTCCTTCCAAAATACGGCCTCCGAATGCTATTGTTTTTCCGTGACGATCGCAAATCGGGAACATAAGCCTATCGGAAAAAAAAGCTATATTTTTATAGTTTTTAGAAAAAAGTCCTGTTTTTTCCAGCAGGGATTCGGAGTAATTTTTTGACAACAAAAACTTATGAAGCCAGTACCGGTCTTTAGGAGAATAACCCAGATTGAATTTTTCGATTATTTCGGGAGAAACATTTCGGGAAAGAAGGTAATCGAGGGCTTTTTTCCCCAAAGGATTTTGAGTTAAAAGAAAATGAAAGCTGCCTGCAACCTTGCCGTAAAGTTCTAAGATTTCGTCTTTAAGTTTTGCCCCTTCATCGGGAACATAGGAGCCGCCCTCATAGATGACCTCAATACCTGCATTTTTTGCAAGCCGCTCTACTGCTTCAGTAAAGGAAAGCTTTTCCATCTCCATCAAAAAGTTGATGGTTCCGCCGCCCTTGTGGCAACCGAAACAATAATACATCCTTTTATCGGGAACAACATTAAACGACGGAGTTTTTTCATTATGGAAGGGACAGCAGCCCCACCAGTTAGCCCCCCGCTTTTCCAAGCGGGTATAGTTCTCGACAAGGGATACAATATCGGTCATTTCGGTTACTGCATCGACTGTTTTTGAACTTATCTTAGGCATTTATCACTCCTTAAGTTTTTTAGGTAAGTGATTTTACTATAAAGAGGCTTAAAAATCAAGCACAGAGGTTTGGTTGGTTTTTATACAACCGCAAGGAACGCAAAGGAATTTTTAAAAGTTTTAATAATAAATATTTTATCCGGAAATTTTAGTATTTTTTTCAAATAAATCCTACAAATATAATGAGGAGGAGAAATATGAAAAAATTAGGAGAAAACAAATGGTAAAAAGATTTGAAGATTTGACATTACAGGATGATTTTATGTTTTGTAAGGTTATGCAAAACCAAAAGCTATGTAAAAAACTTATTGAAATGATACTATTTGATACAATAGGTAAAATTGCGTATGTTTCGGTGCAGCATAGTATTAACACCTATGAACAGGCAAAATCCGTAAGGTTTGATGTTTTGGTGCAAGCAGAAAACGGTAAATTTTATGATGTGGAAATGCAGGTAAGCAATGAAAGGAATATCCCAAAAAGAATGCGATTTTACCAAGCAGCCCTAGATATTTCTTTTTTGGATAAAGGCAATTTCTATAACAACTTAAATGACAGCTTTATAATTTTTATCTGTTTATTTGATGTTATAGGCAAAATAGGCCTGTTTATACCTTTGAAAATCTTTGTATGGAGGACAAAAATGCCTCTTTACAAGACGGAACAAAAAAAGTTATAATAAATGCGGAAGCTTTTAAAAACACTGAGGACAAAGAACTAAAGGAATTTTTAACATACCTTAAAACAGGTAAAACAAATAATGAATTTACAAGGGGGATAGAAGAAATGATACAAACAGTAAAACAAAACGAACAGGCAAGACAAGAATACAGATTATTATCTACTTTTGAAATGGATATTAAGGATAGTACCGAATATAGAGTTAAAAAGGAAACAGCAAAACTTATGAAAAAGAGAGGATATCCAGTGTCTGAAATTTTAATAATGACGGGGCTTTCCGAATCCGAAATAGAAAAATTGTAGTTTTATAAGTTTTTTTATTAAGCCCTTCTTTAAAAGTCTTAATAACAAATTTAGTAACGCCCTCCCCTAGCCCGACCTCTGAATTTGCTTAAATCGTCTGTCTTTTATCTCAATTAAAAAATTAGCTCAAAACTTGCCTGAAATCGGGGTTCTTAGGGGCAGAGCCCCTAAGCAGCCGTTGAAGGGAGAGGGGGTCACAGGGGGAGAGGGAAACTTGCGTCTGAACAAGTTTCCCTTTCCTCCTCTATTTATCTATCCTCAAAAATTTTCCCTTTAAATCGAATTTAAGCTCAATATCATTATCAAGTTCTACTTCTTGTGCCTTTTTTTCAAGGTGCCAATCCGTGATATAATTATCGGGATAATTCTTTTTGACATAGTCTAAAATTTCTTTTGGTATAACTGAATCAGGAAGCTCTGAGTTACCGTCAATTCCGGTTATTTCGCCTTTAGAGTTAAAGTCCAAGTCAATCTTGTTGTCAAGCTCTACTTCATACTTAACCGATAAGCCGTCCTTTTCTTTTTCAATTTTTAAAGGTTTTGCATCAGGAAAGTGAGTTTTAATATAGGTTTGAGCTTTTTCGGGTAAATTGCTAAACTCTATAAACTTACTTTTTCCATAGAGCATACAGGAAGAAAAGAGCAAAAATACGGCAAACAAAAAAACATGCCTTCTAAAGATCACAGATTGTTTTTTCATAAACACCTCCACGTGTAAACGGTATGAATAATATAATCAAATAAGAGGAAAGCGGCAAATCAAATTTTACCTTGACAATCAATCAATTATCTTTAATAATATAACTATGATAAAAAAATATTTTGTGCTTTTTTTTGTGTTTAGTATTTCGTTATTTTCTTGTTCAAATTATTCAAAGGGCGATAAAGAGCGTTTTATCCCATTAAAAGAAATGAAAACCGATTACGAATATTTTTGGGACTTTATCGAGAAGGGCTATCCCAATAAAAATACATGTATAAGAAACGGAGCCGATTTAAAATCAATAAAAAAATATTATGCCGAAAAATTAAAAAACTTAAAAACCGAAATCGATTATATGAAATTTTACGGTATAATATGCTCCGGAATTACAGACAAGCATTTTTTTGGTCATCTGGGAATTGTAGATTACGGCTCATATAAAAACGATATTGAAACAATTTCTTTAGAAAATAAAAGAGATGAAGATTTTCACTATATAAAAAAAGATAAAAGAGTCGAGGCCTTTTATACAAAAGGTTTAGGTTCTAACGCCGAATATATGACTGCCGTACAAAGATATAAAAAACAAAAGAAAGATATAGCGAAATTCGTATTTAAAAAAATAAAAGACGATATTTTTTATATAAAAATACCGGCATTTTTACCTACAGAAAATTTTGATTGGAATGATTTTGAAAAGTATCAAAAAGAAATAACAAAAAACAAATATAAACATTTAATAATAGATTTAAGGGATAACGGAGGAGGCTATACCTTTTTATGGAAGAAATTTTTAGTTTCTCCTCTGATAAAAGAAGCAAAGACTTTTAAGATGATTGCTTTTTATAACCCTTCGGAATTTTCCGACCGCTACCTTCCATTTTTCTTAAAAGGAGATCGATGGACTTTCCCTGCAAAAATTTCAAAAAGAAAGAATTTGCCGCACTTGGAAAATTTAAATAAAGAAGAGGCAGCTTCTTTTAAAGAAGCCTATGATTTAGAATATACCGTAGAGCCTGAAAGAAGCGATTTTCAATTTGACGGAAAAATATGGGTGCTTGTAAATAGAAAATGCTATTCTGCCTCAGATGCCTTTGCTGCCTTTTGTAAGCAAACAGGCTTTGCAAGTCTTGTCGGCGAAAATACAGGGGGATCGGGCTTGTTACCCCTTCATCCAGTATATTTAAAATTACCCAAAAGCGGCATGCTTATAAAATACGATATGTTCTACACCTTAAACCCGGACGGTTCAAATAATGCGGAAACAGGCACTGACCCCGATTATCCTGTAAAACAAAAATATGCCTTAGAAACCTGTCTTGAAATAATCGAAAAAACTAATTAATACAAAGCTTTTAAAAGAAAAGCGGATTATCGAGGTAGGCACTTAAAACCATAAAGCTGTCCATGTAACCGGCCTTAACCTTTTTTGTATAGATATTCACATGAATAATCTCTTCATTGTCTTCATCCCATCTTTTTCCGTTAATCTCGATATAGTCATTTACACCAAAGGCATTTTCCGATGCAAAGCTTCCCGGGATAACCTCAGAAACCCTATAAGAATTTCTTTTACCCACCGATTCAAGTTTAAACCCAAAAACGGGAAGCATAGATCTTGCTATGCTGTCCTTTCTAAAAACCGAAATGCCCGGATATAAAGGCCGCTCGGCACATAAAACAGGCCAAGTTTTTTCTTCATAAATACCGGCCTCATTTTTTTGAAAACCTTTAATTAGTACTATAGTTTCGGGAGCAATCGATAATAAATTTGCCTGTATTTCTTCCACCGAATTTACAGGAACACCGTTAAATTCTTTTATTACGCTGCCCTCATTTATGCCCGAGATCGAAAAAGGACCGTCAGGAAGAACATAGTTTACAAGAACCCCGGCGGGAACTCCAGCAGCTGCATTGGAGCCTTTTTGGTTTTGGCCATGACAGCCCAGCCAAGAATGTCTTACTTCTCCGCCCTTATATAGATCGGGAAGAATAGCCTTTAAAAGCTCAACAGGGATTGCAAAATTAAGGCCCTCGTTTCTTTCAAGGCCGGCAAAGACTACGGCTTGAACAAGGCCCTTATCGTCCACTATAGGGCCGCCTGAGTTTCCGTGATTAACGGCAGCATCTATCTGCATTATATCTACCATAGAAAAAAGTCTGCGGTATTTTGCCGATATTATACCTGAGGTGAGCGTTTTTTCCAAACCGGCCGGAGAGCCTATTGCATAAATTCGGCTTCCTACACCTAAATCCTTTGAAGAACCAAGGTTAAAAATAAACTGAGGTGTGTACTCGGTCTTTACCAAGGCCAAATCAAACAGGGGATCCCAGCCTACAACCCTTGCAGGAATTTTCACATTGGGATTATCAGGCGACTTAATATAAAGCCTAGAATAGCCGTTATATTTTTTATCAACCTCGCTTTGGATAACATGATAATTAGTAATAAAATAACCGCGGGAATCTATAAAAAAACCTGAACCTATAACAATGTCGGGCGAGGCATAACCTCTTTGAATACGTGCCCCCCTATCTACCCAAACGGTAAGAGAGCCCTTTATCATTTCATCTATATTTTGAGGAAAAGAAGATGATTGGCCGGACAGAGGATTTTTTTTATTTTGCAAGTTTAAAAGAGGAAGATCGGCATTTTTTTTCCATAAGATATTCCTTTCTTCAAAGATACGCTCTTCAGTCCACCCGGCAGGGCGTTTTCCGATTGCAGTAAGAGACCTAAAGTAGCGGACAGCCTCATCCCATTTTTTTTCATCTATGCTTTTTAAAAATGCGGCTTCAGTTTTTTCTATCGATTTTAAGTTAATCTTGTCCACTTCTTCAAAATTTTTTGTGTTAAGATGCAGAATCTGAGATCTGATTAGTGCATCAGCTATCTTACCCGATTTAAGGAGTCTTTCGGCGTAGTCAACCTGATATAATACACTGGATCTATCCGAATAATCGACATATTCGGTATGTTCGGTTGAAGTACAAGAAAAAATCAATAAAAAGAGAAGAGAAAAAATAAGTTTACTCATTGATGATTTCAGCAAAAACAAACCCTCCGGAGCGTACGGCAAAAACTTCGATATTATTTATACTAAACATATAGGAAACAACCGGCAGGGTTGTTTGGTTAAATATTTCAGTAATTTTTTCGTTTACTTTTTCGATATTTACAGGACTTCTATTAAGCCAAAATACGTTTCCTTTATCCGAAGGAATAAGAATAAGATTTTCTTTTCCGTCAAACAATTGGACGGGAATTCCGTTTTTATAATTAACACGGATTGTTTTATTCAATTTGGGATGAATCCATTCGGTTTGAGAGTCCCCGTTTTCATATTGTGTATATGTAATTTCAGAGGAGCCGTCCTCATCACTGTCCCAAACCTTTGTAACAACACCGTCTTTTTCATAATATTCGGAATATTCATAGAGTTTGTTTTTATTTAAATCTATATCCATTCTTTTTAATATACCGTTTCGATCATACTCAATTCTTGTTTCAAAATAACCGTCCCCATTCTTATCTGCATTTTCAAAGACAGGTAAGCCGCTTCTGTAATTCGTTTGAGAGTACAGCGCTCCTGCAACACTTACCTCGGCTTTTATCGGGATACCCTTATCAAAGAATATTTTTTTTATGCCTCCGTCTATGTACGGGGTATTTTCTTCAGAAAAGGCCGAGGAGTAAATCAAGGAGCCTTCATGTATACTTCTTATACTTTTATCGACTTTTAAAGAAAAGAAAGCCTGTTGTTTTTGATGCATACCATGAAGCTTTAGATTTAATTCTTTTAATTCTATAGGAGCCCATTTTAGGTCAAGGGGGCGCATGGTATACTTCTTACCGTTTTTTATAAAATTTTTCACGGAAGGATATGAATCATAGGACAGCGAATACTCTCGTTTTTTTCCGTGAATTACAGATGGAACACCGAAATTACATTCTACAGTGTATTCGGGATAACCTGTTTGGAGAGGATCGAATTCCGCACACCAAGGTCTGCCGTTTTTATAATAAATTTTAGAATCTATAATTAAATCCCCGTTTTCGTCATCAACAATCAAACCTTCGTAGACAGATAAAAAATTTTTAAGTTCATTTCTCAATTCATTGTTTATAACCAAGCGTAAGAGCTCAACCAAATGAGATTCATACATAGCCTGAGTAAGAATGTACTCCTTCAAAATCGGATTAAAATAATAAACCTTAGCCGACAAAAATTCGTTTACAGCCGTTTGCTCGTCTATTATACCGTACCTTAGACAAAGTAAGGTAGAATATGAGCGGTTATATAAGTCATTAAGATCATGAGATTCGGTAAAAGGTAAGTACATACAGCGGTACAATTTTAACCGCCTGATATTATCTTCCGATTTTGTTTCAAAGGGACTTGCAAGCAAAAGAAGGGATGGGTCCTCATCCTGCCACGCATAAAGCCGGGAAATTATATGTCCGGCCAATTTTTTACCGAAAAAACTCACTTTTTTTCCGCGCTCTCTCAGAAAAAACAATTTTGCAAAACGGGAATCAAATGCCCAGCGGTCTAAGGTTTCGGATATCAGCTGCTTGGCTTCATCATATCGCCCCAAGCCGTAGAGGGCATCAGCTTTTACATAGTCAGCCTCAGCCGACTCAAAGGGTAAGAGCTTGACGAGTTCCAAAGCTTCCCTGTATTTTAACATTCTTGTATTGACTTGAGCAGCCAATAAACGGGCGGCATTTATATCGTATAAGCGCCAGATCATTCCGTCGGCACAAGCGGCATCGGCTTTTTGCAATATATCTTCGTTGGGTTGATTTAATTTTAAACCGCATATTGCCTGAATATATAAAAAATCGGCAGTTTTAGGATCATACACTTCACCAAGCTGAGCTTCAAATAAGGCTTCCTTCCATTTTTCTTCGGTAAAGAGCTTAGCAGAATTCTGTAAACATGATAGGGCAGCCGATAAATTTACCCCCTCACTTTGATCGGCATAAAGCCCCATAAAAATCAAAAGAAAAAAGGCTAAAATCTTATATTTGAGTTTAAAATCATAAAATTTACAAGATGTCATCTTTTACCCCTATAAAAACTTTTTGCCGAAAACGGCTCCGTATATTCCTTTAACTACCCCGCCCTCTTCGATTATCGGCAAAATATTTCTATTTTCGTAGTCTATATTCCACTCATTTATAATCTTTTTTACCGATTTTTTTGAACCGTAAGAGGTCTCTATCTCATCACCGAAAAGGCGTGAGCGCACACAAAAAGGAGGCTTAAAGGGACCTATACCGCAAGTTTTATCGCTCTCGTGCACTATAAAAAATCCGTTTTCTTTTTCTACAGCCCTAAAAGTTCCGGCGGGCGTATTAAAGGTGCAAGGCTTATCGATCCAAATAGAATAAAAGACGTCTCCCGGCTTTTCCTCATTTTCATCCTTAAAAAGCAAGACCGAATCTCCTTCTTTTTTTATACAAAAGCCGCCCGAAAAAATTATATTTTTTGTATCTGAAAGCTTCATTAAATCTTCAAAGACCGAGTAAGGGATTCTTCTTTTCCCTTTTAAAAGAATGAGACCTTCTTGAAGAAATTTAAGTTTTAAGGCTTCTTCAAGGCTTACAAAAAAAAGAAATTTACACCGGCAGCAGGCGACCCCTTTTTTGTTCTTATCCAATATCCATGCTTCTTTCTTTGTTCTATAAGAGTCAGTAATAAAATCGTTTTGAGCCCTGATTTTTGCTAAACTTTTATCCAAGCCGCTTTGCCAGCCGTCAAAACAAACGGTCAAAGCAGGAATAAGATTATGCCTGACCTTGTTCCTAAGATAGGAGGTCTCAAAATTAGTAGCATCTTCTCTCCACGGGATATTTTTTTCTTTTAAATATTCTTCTATTTCTGACCGGCTAATATTAAGAAGCGGGCGGATAAATCTGCCCCGTCTTGGAGAAATCCCCATAAGGGCTTCAGGACCGGCACCTTGAAAGAGCCTCATCAAAACTGTTTCATAATTATCGTTTTTGTTGTGGGCCGTCAAAATATAATCGGCATTTAAGGAATCCGCCGTCTTTTCAAACTCATTGTACCTCAAAAAGCGGGCAGCATCTTCAATTCCCGTTTTTCTGCTTCGGGCTTCATCGAATACCCTATTTTTGGGAATTTCAGTTAAGATACAGGGGCACTTATTTTTACAAAAGTCTAAAACAAATTGGGCATCGCCTAGGGTTTCATTTTCAGGCCTTATATTGTGGTTTACGGTTATGACAAAAATTTCGGCGTTTATATCGCTCTTTAATTCCAAGAAGGCTGAAAGCATGGCCATAGAATCGGCTCCTCCGGAAACGGCAAGCAGGAGTCTTACAGGAGCGGCATCTCGGCCGATCTTTTTATCGGATAGGGAGGAAAAGCCAAGAAGCACTTCTTTTAAAAACGATTTTACCATATGATAGATTTTACATAATTTATAAAAATGGTCAACAGTTATGAAAGGGGAAAAAATCAGTTTTTTAAAATACAGAATAAACAAAAAAACCTTCCGTTCTTTAACTTAAGGAAGCGGAAGGTTTTTATTCATAAAAATAAGACTTATTTAGCCTCTTCTGCAGCAGGGGCAGCTTCAGTAGAAGCAGCTTCTTCGCCTTCGGCCTCAGCAGCAGGAGTTGAAGTCTCGGCTGCAGCAAACTTGATGGCTGCAACAGTTATATCATCGCTTGTTAAAACGGTAACAGCCTCAGGAAGTTTAATATCCCTGACATGGAGCGACTGATTTACATCAAGGGCTGAAACATCAACAACGATTCTGGGAGGCAGATCCTTAGGCAGACACTCAAGTTCAAGCTCGGTTATACCTGTCTCAAGAATACCGCCATGGCGTACACCTTCGGGAGAACCTTCAAGTCTGATCTTAACCTTTGTACGTAAGGTCTTTCCTCTTTCTACCTCGTAAAAGTCGATATGTTTAATCTTATCCGTAACAATATCATGCTGAAAATCTTTAATAAAAACTTCGTAATCCTTTCCCGCTGCATTTAATGTTACAATAGTACTTTCGGTAACAAGTTTAAAAAGTTTCATAAATTCTCTTTCATCAACATCAAGAGAAACGGATTTGCCGTGCCTATCATACATTACTGCAGGAATTCTTCCCGCTCTTCTCATTTTTACAGCGGCATTTTTACCGTATGTAGATCTTTCATTTGCATTTAACAGTCTCTGTTCCATAACCCCAGAACTCCTCTACTACCAATTATTTAGTTTGCAAAAAGGACCGCCGATAAAAGCGGTCTCAAAACTGGGACGGTAGGATTCGAACCTACGGAATGACGGCACCAAAAGCCGTTGGCTTACCACTTGCCGACGTCCCAAATATATACAAAAAGCTAAAAGCTAAATTGTATCCAAAAACAGAAAAAACTATTATTACATCGCAAATTGACTGCTAAAGCTAGATTCCAGCCTCAGCATCTTGCCCGGGCATAACAGGTGTTTTTTCGTAAACCTCCAAAACAGCCTTTGTCATTTTTTCCCTGAACTCGGCAGTGATAGGATGAGCTATATTTTTAAACTCACCGTTACTCAGCTTCCGGCTCGGCATTCCAATGTACAAACCGTCATTACCCTCAATCACTCTTACATTATGAAGGACAAAGCAATCATCGAACGTAATATTAGCATAAGCCTTTAAACTACTCCCCGGACTCACTTTCTGAACACGGACTTCTGTAATTTCCATACTGTCCTCCTTGCATAAAATATTGGTAACATCTTTACCTACCAATATTTTACTACGCTTTCTATCAGAACGCAAGTAACAAGAAGAAAAAACATCGGCCATATTCAGCAAAAAGCTTGGAATAAGCATTTTTGACTGCTTTTTCATCTTTAAAAAGTCCAAAAACCGAAGAACCGGCACCGCTCATAAGAGCAAAGTCGGCCCCGTAAGTTAAAAGGTCTAGTTTTGCCTTTTTTATTGCAGGATATTCAATAAAAAGAACATCTTCAAAGCTGTTAAAAAAAGGCCATTCACGGCAGTCTTTGCCGCAAAAAAGCTCAGGATTAAAAGCAGGATTCAGTATCTCCGATTCTTTACGGCCTAAAAGGCTGTAAGCCCTGGGCGTAGCGCTTTTTATTTCGGGATAAATCAAAATCCCAAAATAATCTGAAGAAACGGAAACTCTTTTTATTTCTTCTCCGCGGCCTCTTACAACCGCAGCTCCATCTCCCAAAAAAAACGGAACATCGCTTCCTATTTTCAAAGCTATAGCTCTTAAGTCTTCTTCCCGTAAACGAGTAGAAAACATCTCATTAAGCCCCCGCAAAACCGAAGCGGCATCGGAAGATCCGCCTCCCAATCCGGCGCCTTCAGGGATTCTTTTTAGGATCCTCACGGTAACACCTTCAGAAATACCGGTAAAGCTTTTAAACTCTTCATAAGCTCTTGTAATGGTGTTCTCTGCCGGCAATTCAGCCAATGGAGACAGCACCTTACATTCTTTTTTATCCGGTTTTCTTTGCATTAAAAGATCGTCGGCAAGAGAAATCGGAGCAAAAACACTTACAAGGTCATGGAACCCGTCACTTCTCTTTCCTAAAACTTCCAAATGCAGATTAATTTTTGCATGAGCTTTAAGGCTAATCGCACTTTTAATCATGTCCTAAGCATTATATCCAATTATAAAGTTTTGTCAATACAAAATAAAGGAAATTAACGGCAAAATTATGATTTTTTAAGGCTTGCAGGGTTCCAGATCCCAATCCTTATAAAGAAGCTCCAAAAATGAACTCATAATATATTCTCCGCCGGAAATAGTATAATGATGCCCGTCATCCTTCATGAGCCTTATTTTTTTACCTTCGGCGTTTTTAAGGGTATCGGTATAAGGGACACCATCCCCCGGAACTATACTGCTTAGAGAGAATTTTTTAAGAATAATCTCGGAGTATTCAGATGCTATTTTTTTATGTAAGTCTTCGATATAAAGTAATTGGGCATTGTATATCTTATCCCGGACAACAGGCATTCCGAGCCAATATACTTTTTTTGTATTTGCAAACAAAACGTCCAAATGAGTTTTTATCTTA
It encodes:
- a CDS encoding 50S ribosomal protein L25, translated to MEQRLLNANERSTYGKNAAVKMRRAGRIPAVMYDRHGKSVSLDVDEREFMKLFKLVTESTIVTLNAAGKDYEVFIKDFQHDIVTDKIKHIDFYEVERGKTLRTKVKIRLEGSPEGVRHGGILETGITELELECLPKDLPPRIVVDVSALDVNQSLHVRDIKLPEAVTVLTSDDITVAAIKFAAAETSTPAAEAEGEEAASTEAAPAAEEAK
- the ispE gene encoding 4-(cytidine 5'-diphospho)-2-C-methyl-D-erythritol kinase, whose protein sequence is MIKSAISLKAHAKINLHLEVLGKRSDGFHDLVSVFAPISLADDLLMQRKPDKKECKVLSPLAELPAENTITRAYEEFKSFTGISEGVTVRILKRIPEGAGLGGGSSDAASVLRGLNEMFSTRLREEDLRAIALKIGSDVPFFLGDGAAVVRGRGEEIKRVSVSSDYFGILIYPEIKSATPRAYSLLGRKESEILNPAFNPELFCGKDCREWPFFNSFEDVLFIEYPAIKKAKLDLLTYGADFALMSGAGSSVFGLFKDEKAVKNAYSKLFAEYGRCFFFLLLAF
- the spoVG gene encoding septation regulator SpoVG, which gives rise to MEITEVRVQKVSPGSSLKAYANITFDDCFVLHNVRVIEGNDGLYIGMPSRKLSNGEFKNIAHPITAEFREKMTKAVLEVYEKTPVMPGQDAEAGI